CCTCGCTCCATCCGCATAGCTCAAAATGATGATGAATAGGACTCATCTTAAATATCCTTTTACCTGTAGTTTTAAAAGAAATAACTTGCAGTATAACCGATAAAGTTTCGACTACAAATATAATGCCAAAAACCGCAAGATAAAAGTGGCTTCGCGAAAGCACCGCTATCGCGGCTATTGCACCACCTAAGCCTAGAGAGCCTGTGTCTCCCATAAATACTTTTGCAGGGTGTCGATTGAACACCAAGAACCCAAGGCAGGCACCGCATATCGCACAAGCAGGTACCGTTAAACTGTTATAACCGTTTTTAACTAAAAATATTGTATACATAAGGGTTAAAATAGCAGTTACACCGGCAACAAGGCCGTCCAAACCATCAGTTAAATTCACGCTGTTTACTGTTCCCATGATAACGATAATCATTGTTATCGGAATGTACCAAAATCCTAAGTTTATCATCTCATGAGAAAAAGGCATTAAAATATTATATGGGTCTTTAAAGTTTGTAATCACATAACTTGTAAGACCTAGCGAAAATATTAATTGAAGTGCAAGTTTCTGTTTTGCTCCAAGGCCTAAAGATCTTCTTTTGGCAACTTTAATAAAATCATCAATAAAACCTATTGCTCCAAAGCATATCATGGATGCTATAACTACTAAAACATCTTTAGAAAAACCTGAAAAAAGCAATGTGCAAAATGCTATTGGAAGAATAAAAATGATGCCCCCCATTGTAGGGGTTCCGGTTTTTTCAAGGTGCCGTAGAGGTCCGTCAGTCCTAACTATTTGCCCAAATTTTAACCTGTGTAAAACAGGAATTAGCCATAAACCCAACAAGATAGTCATGCCGTATGAAGCAGCTGCTGCGTAAAAATTATTTTGCATTTATCACAATCCCCCGACTAGCTTCTGCGTAATTTGCTCGAATTTCATACCTCGCGATGCTTTTACTAAAATTATATCACAATCTTTTACAAGTTTCTCTATCTCTTGCACACTTTCTTGCACAGTAGGAAATGTATAAATCCGCGCCGGGTTGAATCCTGAAGCTATTGCCCCTTCCTTTAAAGCGTCAGCATAGCTGCCTATAAAAACACATATGTCAGAGCATAAGGCCGCATATGTCCCAACTTCAAAATGAGCTTTTTTGGCAAGCGGTCCTAGCTCTAACATATCCCCAAGTATTACAGCCTTCATTTTATAAGGCGCAAGTTCTTTTATTAAATCAAGGGCGGCTTTCATTGAATCCGGATTGGCATTATAAGCATCGTCAATAATATCTGATCCAAATTTAGATTTTTTAAACTCCTGCCTCATACCCGGCAGTTTAAGATTTGATAACCCTTGCTGAATTTCTTCTTTTGTAAAGCCCATTTCAAAACCTACAGCTACAGCAGCAACTGCATTTATTGCATTA
This portion of the Tepidanaerobacter syntrophicus genome encodes:
- the mraY gene encoding phospho-N-acetylmuramoyl-pentapeptide-transferase; the encoded protein is MQNNFYAAAASYGMTILLGLWLIPVLHRLKFGQIVRTDGPLRHLEKTGTPTMGGIIFILPIAFCTLLFSGFSKDVLVVIASMICFGAIGFIDDFIKVAKRRSLGLGAKQKLALQLIFSLGLTSYVITNFKDPYNILMPFSHEMINLGFWYIPITMIIVIMGTVNSVNLTDGLDGLVAGVTAILTLMYTIFLVKNGYNSLTVPACAICGACLGFLVFNRHPAKVFMGDTGSLGLGGAIAAIAVLSRSHFYLAVFGIIFVVETLSVILQVISFKTTGKRIFKMSPIHHHFELCGWSEVKVVRTFWAATFIAGIIALLI